A window of the Dyadobacter pollutisoli genome harbors these coding sequences:
- a CDS encoding OmpA family protein, with the protein MKKVSQLICSFALGAMMALPSLAQPLEQPNSPDYNPKATYDGPYKLNTWSISAHIGPSMFFGDLREYDFWPVTKTTSDSHKESGTIQGGLTLNKQLSYLFGARLDASLGNLRGMKRRNYNRYFEGNYFDLSVAGTVNLKGLLMGPNKMKRWKVDAYVGIGQVFYNSTAYDLTGGVKLRETGKMSDWIVPTGLNVNYEVTPRIDIGLDFRLNHTNSDFLDATYGGDYDRTPNNMEIKDQYKTSHKGNSELDSYGYGSIQVTYKLGKKPLKVAKVDGKWDYKPDEGGYYHLRYTDPKVLIKPPKILTLEEMDSVAKANRPKDIDPRLLLDTDGDGVSDFFDKEPNSPAGSIVDGSGRVLDFDSYVKNALKNGAACSEIFANVMFDTDKNTIRPEAQEMLKNVAKLMNLNGCRLQLAGHTDRRATDRYNIALSRRRVDAVKNYLINEAGLTDPSKVIVDYFGSFKPIADSAKREGLQKNRRVELKLLP; encoded by the coding sequence ATGAAAAAAGTATCCCAGTTGATTTGTTCGTTTGCCTTGGGGGCAATGATGGCGCTGCCTTCATTGGCACAACCGCTAGAGCAACCGAATTCTCCGGACTACAATCCCAAAGCAACCTACGATGGCCCTTACAAATTGAACACTTGGTCAATTTCCGCACACATCGGACCATCCATGTTCTTTGGAGATTTGAGAGAGTATGATTTTTGGCCAGTTACGAAAACTACTTCCGACAGCCACAAAGAATCCGGGACTATTCAAGGAGGTTTGACTTTAAACAAACAACTTTCATATCTGTTCGGAGCGCGTCTTGATGCTTCGTTGGGTAACCTAAGAGGTATGAAACGTCGTAACTATAACCGCTACTTTGAAGGTAATTATTTCGACTTATCGGTGGCTGGTACCGTCAATCTGAAAGGACTTTTGATGGGGCCTAATAAAATGAAACGCTGGAAAGTTGATGCGTATGTTGGTATAGGGCAGGTGTTTTACAACTCGACTGCTTATGATCTGACAGGTGGTGTTAAACTTCGCGAAACAGGCAAAATGAGTGACTGGATCGTTCCAACGGGACTGAACGTAAACTATGAAGTAACGCCAAGAATCGATATCGGTCTTGACTTCCGTTTGAACCATACTAACTCTGACTTCCTTGATGCTACTTACGGAGGCGACTATGACAGAACGCCTAACAACATGGAAATCAAAGATCAGTACAAAACATCTCATAAAGGAAATTCTGAATTGGATAGCTACGGATACGGCTCCATTCAGGTGACTTACAAATTGGGTAAGAAACCACTTAAAGTTGCGAAAGTTGACGGCAAATGGGATTACAAACCTGACGAAGGCGGATACTATCACCTGCGTTACACAGATCCTAAAGTGTTGATCAAACCACCGAAAATCCTTACACTTGAAGAAATGGATTCAGTTGCCAAAGCAAACCGTCCAAAAGATATAGATCCAAGATTGTTGCTTGATACTGACGGTGATGGTGTTTCTGACTTCTTCGATAAAGAGCCTAATTCACCAGCAGGAAGCATTGTTGACGGTAGCGGTCGCGTTCTTGACTTCGATTCTTACGTGAAAAACGCACTTAAAAATGGCGCAGCTTGCAGCGAGATCTTTGCCAACGTAATGTTCGACACCGACAAAAACACAATTAGGCCTGAGGCTCAGGAAATGCTTAAAAATGTTGCGAAGTTGATGAACCTAAACGGATGCCGTCTGCAACTTGCAGGTCACACTGACCGTCGTGCAACTGACCGTTACAACATCGCACTTTCACGCCGCCGCGTTGACGCAGTTAAAAATTACCTGATCAACGAAGCTGGATTGACTGACCCGAGCAAAGTAATCGTAGACTACTTCGGATCATTCAAACCAATCGCAGACAGCGCGAAACGTGAAGGTCTTCAGAAGAACCGTCGTGTAGAACTTAAACTTCTTCCATAA
- a CDS encoding ISAon1 family transposase N-terminal region protein, with amino-acid sequence MQESYQALVRFLLPEGILDYFELSKIVEGLTGLNIYLEEKNLPPAEYKDQKLESKGFLPEIYIQDFPIRNQRVTLCIKRRRWEVKDTGDIVSRDWNVVQQGTRMTKEFADFLKTMY; translated from the coding sequence TTGCAAGAGTCTTACCAAGCCCTAGTCCGTTTCCTGTTGCCCGAGGGCATCCTCGATTATTTCGAGCTTTCCAAAATAGTTGAAGGCCTCACTGGCCTGAATATCTATCTGGAAGAAAAGAATCTTCCTCCTGCCGAATACAAGGATCAAAAATTAGAGTCCAAAGGCTTTTTACCCGAGATATACATTCAGGATTTTCCGATTCGTAACCAACGTGTCACACTCTGTATCAAGCGCCGCCGGTGGGAAGTCAAGGACACCGGCGACATTGTTAGCAGGGATTGGAATGTAGTGCAACAGGGAACTCGGATGACCAAGGAGTTCGCTGATTTTTTAAAAACAATGTATTGA
- a CDS encoding ISAon1 family transposase gives MDNNPVSCSQLGKYFHLDGKQLQQQYKDHISDYKDWGQREHAAEWLLYPENTGPYLSIDETSLSNGELYTIVTNKAAKGRKGSLLAMIKGTQAASVIEVLRKIPKRIRSKVREVTLDMAANMGMIVSRCFSKAAKVIDRFHVQKLAYDAVQEIRIKHRWQALDQENQAIEAAKQAGVPYEPEILANGDTIKQLLVRSRYLLFKHCDKWTASQIQRSRLLFERYPLINQAYKLATGLGTIFRTCKSKEHAFKKLALWYNQVEDCGLDSFKTVAKSIQTHYLDILNFFNNRSTNASAESFNAKIKAFRSSSRGVRDIPFFLFRLTKLYA, from the coding sequence ATTGATAATAATCCCGTCAGTTGTTCACAGCTAGGCAAATACTTTCATCTCGACGGCAAACAGCTTCAACAGCAATACAAGGACCACATCAGTGATTACAAAGACTGGGGTCAGCGCGAGCATGCTGCTGAATGGCTTTTGTATCCAGAAAACACCGGTCCATATTTAAGTATTGACGAAACTTCACTATCCAATGGCGAACTTTACACGATTGTAACTAATAAGGCTGCAAAAGGTAGAAAAGGCTCTTTGCTGGCAATGATAAAGGGTACGCAAGCAGCATCAGTGATTGAGGTTTTGCGAAAAATTCCCAAGCGTATTCGCAGCAAAGTGCGGGAAGTAACACTGGATATGGCTGCCAATATGGGAATGATAGTCAGTCGGTGTTTCTCCAAAGCAGCAAAGGTTATAGACCGGTTTCACGTTCAAAAACTTGCTTATGATGCTGTCCAGGAAATCAGGATCAAACATCGTTGGCAAGCTCTGGATCAAGAGAATCAGGCTATTGAAGCTGCAAAGCAGGCAGGTGTGCCATACGAACCTGAAATTCTTGCAAACGGTGATACAATCAAGCAGCTATTGGTCAGAAGCCGTTATTTGTTATTTAAGCACTGCGACAAATGGACTGCTTCGCAAATCCAGCGTTCCAGATTGCTCTTTGAGCGTTATCCGCTCATAAACCAAGCCTACAAGCTGGCGACAGGATTAGGGACAATTTTTAGGACTTGTAAATCAAAAGAACATGCCTTCAAAAAGCTTGCGCTCTGGTACAATCAAGTGGAAGATTGCGGCCTTGATTCTTTCAAAACCGTTGCCAAATCTATTCAAACCCACTATCTGGACATTCTGAACTTCTTCAATAACAGAAGCACGAATGCTTCGGCTGAGTCCTTCAATGCGAAGATCAAGGCTTTTAGGTCGTCATCCAGAGGAGTGAGAGATATTCCATTTTTCCTATTCAGGCTTACCAAACTCTATGCTTAA
- a CDS encoding glycosyltransferase has product MADYLLYALGAFVSVQLFYYLFFFTRLAFYGKGANYGNSMPGVTVLVCAWNEKDNLHELIPLLDAQEYPEFEVILLDDRSDDGSEEFIRENINHWRNIRYIRINDQFDHVTPKKYALTVGMKQAKYPIALMTDADCRPSSNHWITAMTSRVSEEKDIVLGFSPYMREGGLLNWFIRCETFYTAVQYLSFALAGLTYMGVGRNILYKRSVFFANKGFYTHRHIFGGDDDIFLNEVSTSSNTTISIEEDSFVYSKPKTTWADWYRQKRRHLSVSRYYKVRNKIFLALLSGAHIAVWALGIAVLVFGLLTKNILLLQSLAVAFGVRWIIQWFLLMIINIKLGKTVEWFSFLLMDFALFIYYLVFGFITMTKRKPRKSWN; this is encoded by the coding sequence GTGGCCGATTATCTACTCTATGCGCTAGGAGCGTTTGTGTCTGTTCAGTTATTCTATTATCTCTTCTTTTTTACCAGACTGGCATTTTACGGGAAAGGCGCTAATTACGGCAATTCGATGCCCGGCGTGACCGTGCTGGTCTGTGCATGGAATGAAAAGGATAATCTGCATGAACTGATCCCTCTGCTGGATGCCCAGGAGTACCCGGAATTTGAAGTGATACTGCTCGACGACCGCTCTGACGACGGAAGCGAGGAGTTTATCCGCGAAAATATCAACCATTGGAGGAACATCAGATATATACGTATCAATGATCAGTTTGACCACGTTACGCCCAAAAAGTATGCGCTAACGGTGGGAATGAAGCAGGCAAAGTATCCAATCGCGTTGATGACCGACGCGGACTGCAGGCCTTCGTCCAATCACTGGATCACGGCTATGACTTCCCGGGTAAGTGAAGAAAAAGACATTGTTCTGGGGTTTTCTCCCTATATGCGGGAGGGTGGTTTGCTCAACTGGTTTATCCGCTGCGAGACATTCTACACGGCTGTCCAGTACCTTTCATTTGCATTGGCCGGTCTTACCTATATGGGCGTCGGGCGCAACATTCTTTATAAGAGGTCAGTTTTTTTTGCCAATAAGGGGTTTTACACGCACCGGCACATTTTTGGGGGGGATGATGACATTTTCCTCAATGAAGTTTCCACCAGTTCCAATACGACGATTTCGATCGAGGAAGATTCGTTTGTTTATTCAAAACCCAAAACGACCTGGGCTGACTGGTATCGGCAGAAACGGCGTCACCTGTCCGTCAGTCGGTATTATAAAGTTCGTAACAAGATTTTTCTGGCCCTGTTATCAGGCGCACATATCGCCGTTTGGGCGCTAGGCATTGCTGTTTTGGTTTTTGGACTTCTAACTAAAAACATATTGCTTCTCCAATCGCTCGCTGTAGCTTTTGGGGTGAGGTGGATCATTCAATGGTTCCTGTTGATGATTATCAACATCAAGCTTGGTAAGACCGTAGAATGGTTCAGCTTTTTATTGATGGATTTTGCACTTTTTATTTATTACCTCGTCTTCGGTTTTATCACCATGACGAAAAGAAAACCCCGTAAATCATGGAATTGA
- the rsmG gene encoding 16S rRNA (guanine(527)-N(7))-methyltransferase RsmG gives MELIDKYFPDLTATQRDKFGQMEELYQFWNARVNVISRQDIDTLYERHVLHSLGIAKVQPFKSGTSVLDVGTGGGFPGIPLAIMFPDAQFHLVDSIGKKIRVVQEIAQALGLDNVRAEQTRAEKLDDSYEFVVSRAVTRMAPFVGWVKKNISRNSFHELRNGILYLKGGDLKEELSELREKARIYELSGFFNEEFFETKKVVYVPL, from the coding sequence ATGGAATTGATTGATAAATATTTTCCGGACCTCACCGCAACCCAGCGAGATAAATTCGGGCAAATGGAGGAATTATATCAATTCTGGAATGCTCGTGTGAATGTAATTTCCCGGCAGGATATTGATACATTATATGAAAGACATGTGTTGCATTCGCTGGGAATTGCCAAGGTACAGCCCTTCAAATCAGGAACCAGTGTTTTGGATGTCGGTACAGGAGGAGGCTTTCCCGGTATACCGCTTGCGATTATGTTCCCTGACGCACAGTTTCATCTGGTAGACAGCATTGGCAAGAAGATCCGCGTGGTACAGGAGATTGCGCAGGCGCTTGGCCTGGATAATGTGAGGGCAGAGCAGACCCGGGCAGAGAAGCTTGACGATTCCTATGAATTCGTTGTCAGCCGCGCTGTGACCAGGATGGCGCCATTTGTTGGGTGGGTCAAAAAGAACATCAGCCGGAATTCATTTCACGAGCTGAGGAACGGCATTTTATATTTAAAAGGAGGTGATCTCAAAGAAGAACTGTCAGAGTTAAGAGAAAAGGCCCGTATTTACGAGCTTTCAGGCTTTTTTAATGAAGAATTCTTTGAAACCAAGAAGGTCGTCTATGTACCTTTGTAA
- the tgt gene encoding tRNA guanosine(34) transglycosylase Tgt, whose amino-acid sequence MKFTLQVEDPHTKARAGYIETDHGVIQTPIFMPVGTAGTVKAVHQRELKEDVKAQIILGNTYHLYLRPGLDIIEKAGGLHAFNGWDRPILTDSGGYQVYSLAGTGRKINEEGVVFKSHIDGGVHTFTPENVMDIQRTIGADIIMAFDECTPYPCDFTYARKSMEMTHRWLLRCCERFDNTTPLYGHSQTLFPIVQGSVYKDLRKQSAEFIASCDREGNAIGGLSVGEPAEIMYELTEVVCDILPKSKPRYLMGVGTPANILECIALGVDMFDCVMPTRNARNGMIFTTEGIINIRNEKWKDDMSPIDAGLGGYVSTFYSKAYLRHLVKSGEMLGAQIASIHNLTFYLWLVNTAREKIIDGTFLSWKQEMEKKLIQRL is encoded by the coding sequence ATGAAGTTTACATTACAAGTTGAGGATCCCCACACAAAAGCGAGGGCCGGTTATATTGAGACCGATCACGGGGTAATTCAAACACCCATCTTTATGCCTGTCGGTACCGCAGGAACGGTAAAAGCAGTGCATCAGCGCGAGCTGAAAGAAGATGTAAAAGCGCAGATCATACTAGGAAATACATATCATCTTTACCTGAGGCCAGGGCTTGATATTATTGAGAAAGCCGGTGGCCTGCATGCTTTTAATGGCTGGGACAGGCCAATTTTGACCGATAGCGGCGGTTATCAGGTGTACTCGCTGGCGGGCACGGGGAGGAAAATCAACGAGGAAGGTGTGGTATTTAAGTCACACATTGACGGCGGGGTACACACATTTACCCCAGAAAACGTAATGGACATTCAGCGCACGATCGGGGCCGATATCATTATGGCTTTCGATGAATGTACACCATATCCCTGCGACTTCACCTACGCCAGGAAATCAATGGAAATGACTCACCGCTGGCTGCTCCGATGCTGCGAAAGATTTGACAATACCACCCCGCTTTACGGACACAGCCAGACGCTTTTTCCTATCGTTCAAGGAAGTGTGTATAAAGATCTTAGGAAGCAGTCGGCCGAATTTATCGCCTCCTGCGACCGCGAAGGAAATGCGATCGGCGGATTGTCTGTCGGTGAGCCTGCGGAGATCATGTACGAACTTACCGAGGTGGTTTGTGACATATTACCAAAAAGCAAGCCACGATACCTGATGGGCGTAGGTACGCCTGCGAACATTCTGGAATGCATTGCGCTGGGTGTAGACATGTTTGACTGCGTAATGCCTACACGTAATGCACGCAATGGCATGATTTTTACTACTGAAGGCATAATCAATATCCGCAATGAAAAGTGGAAGGACGATATGTCACCGATTGACGCCGGACTGGGAGGGTACGTTAGTACATTTTATAGTAAGGCCTATTTGAGGCATTTGGTAAAATCGGGAGAGATGCTTGGAGCACAAATTGCAAGCATCCATAATCTGACCTTTTATTTGTGGCTGGTTAACACCGCCAGAGAGAAAATTATAGATGGTACTTTTCTCTCCTGGAAGCAAGAAATGGAAAAAAAATTAATTCAACGACTTTGA